A genomic region of Blattabacterium cuenoti contains the following coding sequences:
- the ribB gene encoding 3,4-dihydroxy-2-butanone-4-phosphate synthase, which translates to MLQNLSGIEEAIQDIKNGKIIIVVDDKNRENEGDFIVAAEKITPKIVNFLITHGRGLVCVSLTEEKCDQLELQMMVKNSTDPIKTAFTVSVDLRGNGVSTGISVSDRAKTIFALVHEVKPEVFNKPGHIFPLRAKQGGVLERPGHTEAAIDLTKMAGCTPGGVLVEILNQNGSMARLPQLIQISKKFHMKIIFIEDLIKHKIKHKK; encoded by the coding sequence ATGCTTCAAAATTTGAGTGGTATTGAAGAGGCCATACAAGATATCAAAAATGGAAAAATTATTATTGTGGTTGATGATAAAAATCGTGAAAATGAAGGAGATTTTATAGTAGCTGCTGAAAAAATAACTCCTAAAATTGTGAATTTTCTCATAACTCATGGAAGAGGATTAGTTTGTGTTTCCTTGACAGAAGAAAAATGCGATCAATTAGAACTCCAAATGATGGTAAAAAATAGCACAGACCCTATAAAAACTGCTTTCACAGTATCTGTAGATTTACGAGGAAATGGCGTAAGTACTGGAATTTCTGTTTCAGATAGAGCTAAAACTATTTTTGCCCTAGTTCATGAAGTAAAACCAGAAGTATTCAACAAACCAGGACATATATTTCCTCTACGCGCAAAACAAGGAGGTGTGTTAGAAAGACCTGGACATACAGAGGCAGCTATTGATCTAACTAAAATGGCCGGATGTACTCCTGGAGGAGTATTAGTAGAAATACTAAACCAAAATGGATCTATGGCACGTTTACCACAATTGATTCAGATTTCCAAAAAATTTCATATGAAAATTATCTTCATAGAAGACCTTATTAAACATAAAATAAAACATAAAAAATAA
- the trxA gene encoding thioredoxin → MLQEINDDTFEKLIFKKSEKPILVDFWAPWCAPCRALSVLLEEIFSEYHEKVSVLKLNVDHNPITSSKYGIRSIPTMIFFKNGEKKDIHIGILSKEDIRKKLDALMIS, encoded by the coding sequence ATGTTACAAGAAATAAACGATGATACTTTTGAAAAATTAATTTTTAAAAAATCAGAAAAACCTATTCTGGTAGATTTTTGGGCCCCATGGTGTGCTCCATGTAGAGCTTTATCTGTTTTATTAGAAGAAATTTTTTCTGAATATCACGAAAAAGTATCAGTTTTGAAGTTAAATGTAGATCATAATCCAATTACCTCTTCTAAATATGGTATACGTAGTATTCCTACTATGATTTTTTTTAAAAATGGGGAAAAAAAAGATATCCATATTGGAATTCTTTCTAAAGAAGATATAAGAAAAAAATTAGATGCTTTAATGATTTCATAG
- a CDS encoding M20 family metallo-hydrolase, with product MSVVSLQVLKEEAIQLLIQIINTPSISEQENKVSFLIQDYIHKYGFHVKRKFNNIWTENNNYPKKEDIQTILLNSHHDTVKPGKNWKTDPFTAIKQEDKLFGLGSNDAGASVVSLISTFIYLSNLSELPYRLILSITGEEEISGYSGLRSILPEFGFVDLGIVGEPTQMQVAIAEKGLIILDCIAEGKTGHSARNTGINAIYLATRDIELLKSFSFDRKSDLLGFTTLNVTQIQGGIQHNVIPDICSFVIDIRTNELYKNEELIDIIQKKIHSKMKPRSSHLNSSFIDPMHPIVLKAKFIGRNTYGSPTLSDQSIMPFSTIKMGVGDSVRSHTPNEYVLISEIMEGIDIYICLLKNYHF from the coding sequence ATGTCTGTAGTCAGTTTACAAGTTTTAAAGGAAGAAGCTATACAACTTCTAATACAGATTATAAATACCCCTTCTATATCTGAACAAGAAAATAAGGTCTCTTTTTTGATACAGGATTATATCCATAAATATGGATTTCATGTAAAAAGAAAATTTAATAATATATGGACTGAAAATAATAATTATCCTAAAAAAGAAGATATACAAACCATATTATTAAATTCTCATCATGATACAGTAAAACCAGGAAAAAATTGGAAAACTGATCCTTTTACTGCTATCAAACAAGAAGATAAACTTTTTGGATTAGGAAGTAATGATGCAGGAGCTTCTGTCGTTTCATTGATATCTACTTTTATATATTTAAGTAATTTATCGGAATTGCCTTATAGATTAATCCTTTCTATTACTGGGGAAGAAGAAATATCTGGTTATTCAGGTTTAAGATCCATTTTACCTGAATTTGGTTTTGTAGATTTAGGAATTGTGGGGGAACCAACACAAATGCAAGTAGCTATTGCTGAAAAAGGATTAATAATATTAGATTGTATAGCTGAAGGAAAGACAGGACATTCTGCAAGAAATACAGGAATCAATGCTATTTATCTTGCTACAAGAGATATTGAACTCTTGAAAAGCTTTTCTTTTGATAGAAAATCGGACTTGCTAGGTTTTACTACTTTAAATGTGACTCAAATACAAGGAGGAATACAACATAATGTTATCCCTGATATTTGTTCTTTTGTCATAGATATCAGAACTAATGAATTATATAAAAATGAGGAATTGATTGATATAATACAAAAAAAAATTCATTCTAAAATGAAACCCCGTTCTTCACATTTAAATTCATCTTTTATAGATCCTATGCATCCTATTGTTTTGAAGGCTAAATTTATAGGAAGAAACACTTATGGATCGCCTACTCTTTCAGATCAAAGCATCATGCCTTTTTCTACTATTAAAATGGGAGTAGGAGATAGCGTACGTTCTCATACACCTAATGAATACGTTTTGATTTCAGAAATCATGGAAGGAATAGATATTTATATTTGTTTGTTGAAAAATTATCACTTTTGA
- the argB gene encoding acetylglutamate kinase codes for MKIHIVKIGGHLINDGKYLHNSLKAFCKLQGYKILIHGGGIKADFISKKMGVFPKMIQGRRITDKETLDIVVMSYAGIINKNIVAMLQSYRCNALGLCGADGNCIKSYLRKMTNIDYGYVGDINVKSINTYLIKFLLENNIIPVLCSITHNGTGSLLNTNADTIAAYIAMSLAKEEDCEVELHFCFEKKGVLRNVLDSESYFKIINENLFQKMKQNHTITNGMIPKLENAFFALKNGVTKVSIGLPNHLNDVDNKTRLCL; via the coding sequence ATGAAGATCCATATAGTCAAAATTGGAGGTCATTTGATTAATGATGGGAAATATCTTCATAATTCTTTAAAAGCTTTTTGTAAACTACAAGGATATAAAATATTGATTCATGGAGGAGGAATAAAAGCAGATTTTATTTCAAAAAAAATGGGGGTTTTCCCAAAAATGATACAAGGAAGAAGAATAACAGATAAAGAAACTTTGGATATAGTTGTTATGAGTTATGCAGGAATAATAAATAAAAATATAGTAGCGATGTTACAATCTTATCGTTGTAATGCTTTAGGCTTGTGTGGAGCAGATGGAAATTGCATTAAATCATATTTACGTAAAATGACAAATATTGATTATGGATATGTAGGAGATATTAATGTAAAAAGTATTAATACATATTTAATAAAATTTTTATTAGAAAATAATATCATTCCTGTATTATGTTCCATTACACATAATGGAACAGGAAGTCTACTAAACACAAATGCAGATACAATAGCTGCTTATATAGCTATGTCTTTAGCTAAGGAAGAAGATTGTGAAGTAGAGTTACATTTTTGTTTTGAAAAAAAAGGGGTTTTACGAAATGTGCTGGATTCTGAATCTTATTTTAAAATAATAAATGAAAATTTATTTCAAAAAATGAAACAAAATCATACCATAACAAATGGCATGATTCCTAAGTTAGAAAATGCTTTTTTTGCATTGAAAAATGGAGTTACTAAGGTTAGTATAGGGCTCCCTAACCATTTAAATGATGTTGATAATAAGACTAGACTATGTCTGTAG
- a CDS encoding N-acetylornithine carbamoyltransferase: MKKFFSVEDVIDVHDLIKDALLLKKNPYDFHHIGKNKTIGLVFFNPSLRTRISCQKAAFNLGCNTWFLDVHRDSWTIEMNDGSVMNLTQEHLKEAISVMSLYCDILAVRTFPNLSDRDYDYKEIIFNKILNYSRVPVVNMESATLHPLQSLADVMTIAEFTSFFKKRCKVVLSWAPHVKSLPHSVANSFSQWISKIKQIDFTITCPEGYNIHDRFYNGAYTTHNQNEAFINADFIYAKNWSSYLYYGKILCKSSDWMITDNKMKLTNQAKFMHCLPVRRNVVVEDAVLDSKYSIVLQQAENRIYASQIIFLKMLQSLS, from the coding sequence ATGAAAAAATTTTTTAGCGTAGAAGATGTTATCGATGTACATGATCTCATTAAAGACGCTCTTCTTTTGAAAAAAAATCCATATGATTTTCATCATATTGGAAAAAACAAAACAATCGGATTGGTTTTTTTTAATCCTAGTTTACGTACAAGAATTAGTTGTCAAAAAGCAGCTTTTAACTTAGGATGTAATACTTGGTTCTTAGATGTTCATAGGGACTCTTGGACAATTGAAATGAATGATGGAAGTGTCATGAATCTAACACAAGAACATCTTAAAGAGGCTATTTCTGTTATGAGTCTGTATTGTGATATTCTTGCAGTAAGAACTTTTCCAAATCTATCAGATAGAGATTATGATTATAAAGAAATTATTTTTAATAAAATATTAAATTATTCCAGAGTTCCAGTCGTTAATATGGAAAGTGCAACTTTGCATCCTTTACAGTCTTTGGCAGATGTTATGACTATTGCAGAATTTACATCTTTTTTTAAAAAAAGATGTAAAGTAGTATTAAGTTGGGCCCCTCATGTAAAATCATTACCCCATTCCGTAGCGAATTCTTTTTCTCAATGGATATCAAAAATAAAACAAATAGATTTTACGATTACGTGTCCAGAAGGATACAATATACATGATAGATTTTATAATGGAGCTTATACGACACATAATCAAAATGAAGCATTTATAAATGCCGATTTTATTTATGCTAAAAATTGGAGCAGTTATTTATATTATGGAAAAATACTTTGTAAAAGTTCTGATTGGATGATTACTGATAATAAAATGAAATTAACCAATCAAGCGAAATTTATGCATTGTTTACCTGTAAGAAGAAATGTAGTTGTAGAAGATGCTGTTTTAGACAGTAAATATTCCATTGTATTGCAACAAGCGGAAAATAGAATTTACGCTTCGCAAATAATTTTTCTAAAAATGTTACAATCTTTATCATGA
- the carB gene encoding carbamoyl-phosphate synthase (glutamine-hydrolyzing) large subunit: protein MKIDKVLILGSGALKIGEAGEFDYSGTQALKALKEEGIYTILINPNIATVQTSKEVADKVYFLPLTLFFIKRVIDKEKPKGILLSFGGQTALNCGIQLFKEGIIEQYKIQVLGTSVESIIHSEDRNLFRNRLTHINIKTAKSFVVHSMDDAISYSLEIGFPIIIRSAYTLGGLGSGLAKNVNDLKKIVSKAFSYSSQIIVEEYLEGWKEIEYEIVRDQYDNCISVCNMENFDPIGIHTGESIVVAPSQTLTNSEYYSLRELAIHIAKDFHIVGECNVQFALDPSSEDYRVIEVNARLSRSSALASKATGYPLAFVAAKLSLGYGLHELKNSVTKNTSAFFEPALDYVVCKIPRWDLKKFYGVSNRIGSSMKSVGEVMAIGGSFEESLQKGIRMLDIGMQGFINIINKKKFKSIRFLKENLKKPTDQRIFFLEEALEKGISINEIHSLTKIDPWFLYQLDNIFQTKKKIDLFDNLIDLPEELLRKAKKEGFSDIQIASIFFKKNKNYNISNLEKKIREHRKVKNIVPYVRQIDTLASEYPARTNYLYLTYHAIQHDIIYEKDGKSVITLGSGVYRIGSSVEFDWCCVNALNTIHKESYRSIMINYNPETVSTDFDVCDRLYFEELTLERVLDIIELEKPKGTIVSMGGQIPNNLVLKLYEKKVKILGTSPISIDKVENRYKFSNTMDYLKIRQPKWKELSDFYAIFQFIKEVDFPILVRPSYVLSGADMNVISNQEELQHYLREKVSISSEYPLIITEFIINAKEIELDAVSQNGEILYYAISEHVEFAGVHSGDATLVYPPHNLYLSTLKEIIRISEKISKYFNISGPFNIQFLSKNNEVKVIECNLRASRSFPFVSKVSRFNMIELATQVILGKKKKKIEPNFFITNFLGIKASQFSFSRLQDADPVLGVDMASTGEVGCLGNSFDEALLKSMLSVGYTIPKKNILISGGPIESKLDLLEVIKLLHKKGYILFATEGTNSFFSHNGIPSIKVYWPNVKKYSNVLELIKNRKLDLIINIPKNLSKSELNNDYLIRRYAVDFNIPLLTNARLAKAFIQAFCNLSMDQLFIKAWNEY from the coding sequence ATGAAAATAGATAAAGTACTCATCCTGGGATCAGGTGCATTAAAAATAGGAGAAGCTGGTGAATTTGATTATTCTGGAACACAAGCATTAAAAGCCCTTAAAGAGGAAGGAATTTATACTATATTGATTAACCCAAATATTGCCACAGTTCAAACTTCGAAAGAAGTTGCTGATAAAGTTTATTTTCTTCCTTTGACTTTATTTTTTATTAAACGTGTTATAGATAAGGAAAAACCAAAAGGAATTTTATTATCTTTTGGTGGACAGACTGCATTGAATTGTGGAATTCAACTTTTTAAAGAAGGGATTATAGAACAATATAAAATTCAAGTTTTAGGAACTTCTGTTGAATCTATTATTCACAGTGAAGATAGAAACTTATTTAGGAATAGGTTAACTCATATTAACATAAAAACGGCAAAAAGTTTTGTTGTTCATTCTATGGATGATGCAATTTCCTATTCTTTAGAAATAGGATTTCCTATTATTATTAGATCAGCTTATACCCTTGGAGGTTTAGGAAGTGGTTTGGCTAAAAATGTTAATGATTTAAAAAAGATAGTAAGTAAAGCTTTTTCTTATTCTTCTCAAATTATTGTAGAAGAATATTTAGAAGGGTGGAAAGAAATTGAATATGAAATAGTTAGAGATCAATATGATAATTGCATTTCTGTATGTAATATGGAAAATTTTGATCCTATAGGAATTCACACAGGAGAAAGTATTGTTGTGGCACCGTCACAAACTTTAACAAATTCTGAATATTATAGTTTAAGAGAATTGGCGATACATATCGCTAAAGATTTTCATATAGTAGGAGAATGTAACGTTCAGTTTGCGTTAGATCCTAGTTCAGAAGATTATCGTGTTATTGAAGTCAATGCACGTCTTTCTCGTTCAAGTGCTCTTGCTTCTAAAGCAACAGGTTATCCATTAGCTTTTGTTGCCGCTAAGTTATCTTTAGGATATGGATTACATGAATTAAAAAATTCTGTGACAAAAAATACTTCTGCTTTTTTTGAACCTGCATTAGATTATGTAGTATGTAAAATTCCTAGATGGGATTTAAAGAAATTTTATGGTGTTTCTAATAGGATTGGAAGTAGTATGAAAAGTGTAGGAGAAGTTATGGCAATTGGAGGTTCTTTTGAAGAATCTTTACAAAAAGGAATTCGTATGTTAGATATAGGGATGCAAGGATTCATTAATATTATAAATAAAAAAAAATTTAAATCTATTCGATTTCTGAAAGAAAATCTCAAAAAACCTACAGATCAAAGAATTTTCTTTTTAGAAGAGGCTTTAGAAAAAGGGATTTCTATAAATGAAATACATTCTTTGACAAAGATAGACCCATGGTTTTTATATCAACTTGATAATATTTTTCAAACAAAAAAAAAGATAGATCTTTTTGATAATTTAATAGATCTTCCGGAAGAATTATTACGAAAAGCCAAAAAAGAAGGTTTTTCTGATATACAAATAGCTAGTATTTTTTTTAAAAAAAATAAAAATTACAATATTTCTAATTTAGAAAAAAAAATAAGAGAACATAGAAAAGTAAAAAACATAGTTCCATATGTAAGACAAATTGATACTTTAGCATCTGAATATCCGGCACGTACAAATTATTTGTATTTAACATATCACGCGATTCAACATGATATTATTTATGAGAAAGATGGAAAATCTGTCATTACATTAGGATCTGGTGTTTATAGAATTGGAAGTAGTGTAGAATTCGATTGGTGTTGTGTCAATGCATTAAATACCATTCATAAGGAATCTTATAGATCTATAATGATAAATTATAATCCAGAAACTGTCAGCACTGATTTTGATGTATGTGATAGATTATATTTTGAAGAGCTTACTTTAGAACGCGTATTAGATATTATTGAATTAGAAAAACCTAAAGGGACAATTGTATCTATGGGAGGACAAATTCCTAATAATTTAGTTTTAAAACTTTATGAAAAAAAGGTAAAAATTTTAGGGACCTCTCCTATTTCCATAGACAAAGTGGAGAATAGATATAAATTTTCTAATACTATGGATTATTTAAAAATTAGACAACCTAAATGGAAAGAATTATCCGATTTTTATGCTATTTTTCAATTTATAAAAGAAGTAGATTTTCCGATATTGGTTAGACCTTCTTACGTACTTTCTGGAGCGGATATGAATGTTATTTCTAATCAAGAGGAACTGCAGCATTATCTTCGTGAAAAAGTATCTATATCTTCTGAATATCCATTAATTATTACAGAATTTATTATAAATGCTAAAGAAATTGAATTAGATGCTGTTTCCCAAAATGGAGAAATTTTGTATTATGCTATATCAGAACACGTAGAATTTGCAGGTGTACATTCAGGAGATGCAACATTGGTATATCCTCCACATAATCTATATTTATCTACATTAAAAGAAATTATTCGCATATCTGAAAAAATATCCAAATATTTTAACATATCTGGTCCTTTTAATATACAATTTTTATCCAAAAATAATGAAGTAAAAGTAATTGAATGCAATTTAAGAGCTTCCAGAAGCTTTCCTTTTGTATCAAAAGTATCTCGTTTTAATATGATTGAATTAGCCACTCAAGTTATTCTTGGAAAAAAGAAAAAGAAAATAGAACCTAATTTCTTTATTACAAATTTCTTAGGAATAAAAGCTTCTCAATTTTCTTTTTCCCGTTTGCAAGATGCAGATCCTGTTTTGGGAGTAGATATGGCATCCACAGGAGAAGTGGGATGTTTAGGAAATTCTTTTGATGAAGCTCTTTTAAAATCTATGCTTTCTGTAGGTTATACTATTCCAAAAAAAAATATATTGATATCTGGAGGTCCCATTGAATCTAAATTAGATCTTTTAGAAGTTATAAAACTTTTGCATAAAAAAGGATATATATTGTTTGCTACAGAAGGAACCAATAGTTTTTTCTCCCATAATGGAATTCCTTCAATAAAAGTTTATTGGCCTAATGTCAAAAAATATTCAAATGTTCTTGAGTTAATAAAAAATAGAAAATTGGATCTTATTATTAATATTCCAAAGAATCTCAGTAAATCAGAGTTGAACAATGATTATCTTATTCGACGTTATGCCGTAGATTTTAATATTCCTCTACTCACTAATGCACGTTTAGCAAAAGCTTTTATACAAGCATTTTGTAATTTATCTATGGATCAATTATTTATAAAAGCTTGGAATGAATATTGA
- the carA gene encoding glutamine-hydrolyzing carbamoyl-phosphate synthase small subunit has product MENNKIIKKAILVLEDGTRYEGYHFGAPKSSSGEVVFNTAMTGYIESITDPSYKGQILTYTYPIIGTYGVPSSTFSEESIYEFYESDKIQVSGLIISYYSNRPYHWNMNQSLSNWLYENGIPGLYGVDTRFIAKKLRKGGGSLLGKILMENEDLPFYDPNQDNLSEKVSIHEKILYGNGKYKILLVDFGLKNNILRCLLRRDCSIIRVPWDYDFTKEEYDGLVLSNGPGNPKVYKKPIDYLRIAMKKKQPIFGICLGNQLLGIAAGGDTYKLKYAHRSHNQPVLSLKTGKSFITSQNHGYVLDAKNISKKWKIFFKNLNDNTCEGIIHNDKPFFSVQFHPEASSGPKDTEFLFDFFIDSINQINN; this is encoded by the coding sequence ATGGAAAATAATAAAATAATAAAAAAAGCGATACTTGTATTGGAAGATGGGACTCGGTATGAAGGGTATCATTTTGGAGCACCAAAATCCTCTTCTGGAGAAGTTGTATTTAATACGGCAATGACCGGTTATATCGAAAGTATAACAGACCCCTCTTACAAAGGTCAAATATTGACTTATACTTATCCTATAATAGGAACTTATGGAGTTCCATCTTCTACTTTTAGTGAAGAATCTATTTATGAATTTTATGAATCTGATAAAATTCAAGTATCCGGACTTATTATTTCTTATTATTCTAATCGTCCGTATCATTGGAATATGAATCAATCCCTATCAAATTGGTTATATGAAAATGGAATTCCTGGATTATATGGTGTAGATACTAGATTTATTGCAAAAAAACTGAGAAAAGGAGGAGGATCTTTGTTAGGTAAAATTTTAATGGAAAATGAAGACCTTCCTTTTTATGATCCGAATCAGGATAATTTGTCTGAAAAAGTATCTATACACGAAAAAATTTTATATGGAAATGGAAAATATAAAATATTACTTGTCGATTTTGGGTTAAAGAATAATATATTACGTTGTCTCTTACGAAGAGATTGTTCTATTATCAGAGTTCCATGGGATTATGATTTTACAAAAGAAGAATATGATGGATTGGTTCTTTCTAATGGACCTGGAAATCCTAAAGTTTATAAAAAACCGATCGATTATCTTCGTATAGCTATGAAAAAAAAACAACCTATATTTGGTATATGTTTGGGAAATCAACTTTTAGGGATAGCGGCAGGAGGAGATACTTATAAACTGAAATATGCACATAGAAGTCATAATCAACCAGTTTTATCATTAAAAACAGGAAAAAGTTTTATCACATCACAAAACCATGGATATGTTTTGGATGCAAAAAATATTTCTAAAAAATGGAAAATTTTTTTTAAAAATTTAAATGATAATACTTGCGAAGGGATCATTCATAATGATAAACCTTTTTTTTCAGTACAATTTCATCCAGAAGCTTCAAGTGGGCCTAAAGACACCGAATTTTTATTCGATTTTTTTATAGATTCAATTAACCAAATAAATAATTAA